In Paramicrobacterium humi, the genomic stretch CATGCTCATCGGCTTCGGGCTCGCCTGCCTCCTACTAGTCGTCTCGGCGTTCGTGCGGAGCAACGATCGAGCCCCTCGAACATCGAGGGTGCCCCTCCTCAAGACGGTGCGCGGAGTGGTCGTGCTGCCGGGTCTCGTGCGCGCACTTCTCGCGAGCAGCCTCGTACTCGCGTCCGTCGACATCTTCGTCGCGTACGCGCCGCTCATCGGCGTGGACCGCGGCGTCACCGCCAGCGCCATCAGCGCGATGCTCGTCGCGCGGTCCATGGCGTCCATGGCATCCCGGCTTGCGCTCGGCCGGCTCACTCACGCCCTCGGCCGACGTCGACTGCTGGTCTGGAGCATCACGCTGTCGGCGGTGTCGCTCGTAGCGCTCTCTCTGCCGCTGCCCGTGCCCGTGCTGATCGGCGTGGCTGCCGCCTACGGCTTCGTCGTCGGTATCTGCCAGCCGGTCACGATGTCATGGATCTCGGTGCTCGCTCCCGCCGGCACACGCGGGCTCACCATGTCGCTGAGACTCGCGACGAACCGACTCGGGCAGACGATCATCCCCGCTGGGCTTGGCACGATCGCGGCCGGCGCCGGAGCGGCCGGCGTGCTCGGTGCAAGTGGAGCGATGCTCGTCATCGCCGCGTGGGCGAGCGCGGGCGTGATCGCTACGCCATCGGACGAGACGTGAGGGCGCGGCCCGTCTGCCGCTCAGGCTCAGCGCGCGCGGTCCACCGACTTCTCTTCGGCGGCAGACGAGATGTGGTCTCGGAGCGCGCCGCTTGCCGCGTCGAGCTTCCCCGCGAGGACGAGATCAGCGATCGCCACGTGCTCCCGGCAGCGGATCACCGCCCGTTCGGGAACGAGCGCCTGCCGGTATTCGATCAGTCGACGCAGCCGGTTCACGCGAGCAAGGCTCTCGATCACGAACTCGTTGCGACTGCAGCGCGCGAGAGTGGCGTGGAATGCCGCGTTCAGCTCGAAATGCTCGGAAGGGGTGACGCGAGTGATGTCCCCGTCTACGAGCTGCTGCTGCTCATCGCGCCGTTTGAGCAGCTCGACGCGATCGAGCTCGAACGTCGGCTCGAGAACCGCCATCGGCTCGACGATGAGGCGGAAGCGGTAGCTGGCCTGGTACGAGCCGATCGAGGTGAGCACGGGCAAGAACTCCCAGCCATGACCCGGCAACGGCGCCGCCCAGCCCTCCATCGAGAGTCGCTGCAGCAGCGCCCCCGCTCGCGATGGGCTGAGGTCGTATCGCCGCGCGAGCGCCGATTGCGAGATCCGCTCAGGGAGCGCACCTTCCAGCCGCTCGCGTGCGACGCGCAAATAGAGGTCCTCGTCCGTCGCCGCCTCATCGACGCTGTGGCCGACGACGTTCGGGCGAGTAGCGGACACCACATATCGACCGGTGTCGGTCCGATCGATGTGCCCGTCCCGCTGCAGTCGCTGCAGAGCTCGCCGGCTCGGCGATCGCGACACTTTGAACCGCTCTGCGACCGCACGCTCGGTCAGGCGGAAGCCGGCCGGCAGGTCCTCGTCAACGATCCAGCGCAGGATCTCGGCGCTGATCTGGTCGGCAAGTGCCGTATCGCTTCCCGACGCGGTCAATTGCGCGGATGTCTCCGAAGCCATGCTCCCAGTCTCACACATTGTGGTCATTTTGGTCGTTGTGTAAATAGAAAAACCATAAATGGGATTTTCTGCTTGAAAAGTACCATAATTGGTTCTAGAGTCGCTGGTGCCCCTGTTCGTGGCGAGATGCGAGGACGCTCATGACTATGATTCTCCCTTCACCCCTTGGCGCGCCCGGCATCATCGACGCCCACGTTCCCCTCGAACAGGTGAGGCGCGACCGTGCGGAACGCGTGGTTCTCGTCCAGTCGCGGCGCGGCGGAACGGAGCAGCTCCGGATCGCGCTCGCCCAACGCGGGCACCAAACGGCCCGCGGCATAGCGCAGCTCGACCACGTGATCGACGAGGAGGAGCTCACGGCCCTTGTCGCCTCCGGAGTTCGCGGCGTACGGCTCGAGGCGCATGCGGGTGACGAGCTCGCAGAATCCTTCCCCCGGCTCGCGAGCCGGGTGCGGGACCACAATCTGTTCATCGACGTCGACGCCGACGCGCGCACGATCGAGCAGTCCTTCGAAGTTCTCGCGGATGCGGATGTGCCCGTGCTTCTCGAGCGCTTCGCCGGTATCCGCGCCCGATCCAACGGAACCGTGGAAGGGCTGCTCACGGCCCTTCGGCTGCTCAGCCTCGGACACGTCTGGATCACGCTGTCCCTGCCGTGTCGGTTCGGCTCGCCGAGAGACATCGCAACCCTACTCCCGCACATCACGAGCGAACTCGTCGAATTCGGCGGGCAGCGACTGCTGTGGGGATCCGGTGCGGTGCACGCCGCGTGCCACGGAGTCGGACCACGAACCCGAGCGAACGGAACGAGGCGGCGCTGCGATGCCGCAGACTCCCGCCGGGCGATCGTGAACTGGATCGACGACGCGGAAGCCGCCCGCAGAGTCCTCGTCGACAATCCCGAGCGATTGTTCGGTTTCGCCCCCGAACCGCTCGCCGTGCCGGCGGGCACCCGCCATCGAGAAGGAGCACACCGGTGATCGTGTCCGTGAATCCGTCGACGACGCATACCCTCGCGACGTTCGAGCCCGACGACGCCGCGCACGTCGACCGGGCGCTCGAGGCCGCCGTCTCGGCGCAACGCGCCTGGCGCACCCGCCCGATCGGGGAGCGGGCAGAGCTCCTCCGCCGCACCGCCGCGGGTCTGCGTGACAAGTGTGAGCAATACGCGCAGCTGATCACACTCGAGATGGGCAAGCCGATCGTCGAGTCGCGCGCAGAGATCGAGAAATGCGCGAAGACGCTCGATTTCTACGCGGAGAACGCGACAGGATTCCTCGAGTCTCAGCCAGTGCCGTCAAACGCGAGCGAGAGCTCCGTCGTGTTCGAGCCGCTCGGTCTCGTTCTCGCGATCATGCCGTGGAACTACCCGTTCTGGCAGTACTTTCGTTTCGCGGCGCCGGCCCTTGCCGCCGGGAACGCGCCCGTGCTCAAGCACGCGAACAACGTTCCCCAGTGCGCTCGAGCGGTCGAGGAGGTGCTGCGCGAAGCCGGAGCGCCTGACGGACTGTGTCCCACGCTGCTCGTCGAATCCGATCGCGTGTCGGGCCTCATCACCGACGACCGCATCGCCGCCGTGACCCTCACCGGCTCGACCGAGGTCGGGCGGATCGTCGCGGGTCGGGCCGGCCGGGCCCTCAAGAAGCAAGTGCTCGAGCTGGGCGGTTCCGACCCCTTCATCGTGCTCGCGGATGCCGACATCGACGAAGCCGCGCGGACGGCGGTCAAGGCCCGATTCACGAATGGCGGGCAGAGCTGCGTCAACGCGAAGAGATTCATCGTCGAGGATGCTGTCGCCGACCGTTTCGTCGACGCCTTCGTCGAGAATGTCAGCAGGCTCCGCGTTGGGGATCCCCGCGACGAGCACACCGACATCGGGCCCATGGCACGGGAGAACCTGCGCGACGAGCTCCACGCGCAAGTGCAGCGAACGCTCGAGAATGGCCGCTCCGTACTCAAGGCAGGGGGAGCGCCCGTCGACGGTCCGGGCTACTTCTATCAGCCGACCGTGATCGACCACGTCGAGCCCGGCGACGTCGCATTCACGGAGGAGACCTTCGGCCCCGTCGCCGCCATCGTGCGGGCACGGGACCCCGAACACGCCATCGACCTGGCGAACGACACCGAGTTCGGCCTGGGAGCGGCGCTGTGGACGCGTGACCTCGACCGCGCGCGCTCGCTGGCATCCCGCATCGAGGCGGGCGCCGTCTTCATCAACGGCATGGTCGCCTCCGACCCTCGCCTGCCCTTCGGCGGCATCAAGGCGTCGGGCTACGGTCGAGAACTTGGCGAATTCGGCCTGCGCGAGTTCGTCAACGTCAAGACGGTGTGGATCGGACCGGCCGCATGACGCGCATCACATCGCAGTCGCACCACGTCTTCCGGCCTGACGAACTGCCCCAGAAGAGCAGGGGAGGAGGGGCGCGCACGATTCCGCTTGTCACCGCCGCCCGTGGGGCGACAACGTACCTCAACGGCATGACGATCTTCGAGCCGGGTGCGCAGATCGCGCACCACTCGCACAACGTCGCCGAGTCGGTCATGGTGATTGCAGGCGACGCCATCGTCGACATCGACGGCGAGCGGACGCGGCTCGCGACCTTCGACACGACGTTCGTTCCCGCGAACATCCCGCACCACTTCGAGAACGCCTCCGATGAGGCGGAGATGCGCATCTTCTGGACGTACGGCTCTCTCGACTCGACGCGAACGATCGTCGGCACGGGCGAGTCAGGCCGCATCGACGCGGAATCGGCGCCGGGCGCCGCCGCTCCCGTGCGCGTGGTCAGCGAGATCGCGACCCTCGAGGCGCGTCCGGGCCACGAGGAGAAGCTCGAGCAGGCCGTGCGCGAGGCCGTGCCGCTCTTCCAGCGAGCCCACGGCGCTCGTACCATGCGACTCGAGCGATCCGAGGAACACCCGACGCGCTACCGACTCGTCATCGCCTGGGAATCGGTCGAGGACCACACGGTGCGCTTCCGGGAGTCGGAGGACTTTCGCCGCTGGCGCGAGCTCATCGGTCCCCACATCGCGCGTACTCCCGACGTCGAGCACGTGCGCAACGTGCTGACCGGGTTCTGAGCGCTCGTCCTCAGCGGGTGATCCGCTCGACGGCCTGTACCGCGACCGACCGGTCGTGCGGCGCCGTATCGAGGGCGCGATGCATAGAGAGCCCTTCGATGAGCGCGTCGAGCAGCCGTGCCGTCTCCGGATCGAAGTGGCGCTCGAGTGCGCGGCGACTGCGCCTCATCCAGTCGTCGGTGAGCGTCCGGAACGACGGGTCCCGCGCCGCTATCGTGTAGAGCTCTTGCGTGAGCACGACGTCTCGCCGGGTCGCGAAGACGTCATCGGTGATGATGGCGACCACGGCCGACTTCGCCTCTTCGGGCGTCGACGCCGCTGCCATTCGCGCCTCGAACTGCGCGGCTACCGAGACCGCGAATCGCGAGAACGCCTCACGCAGCAGCTCGCTCATTCCCGTGAAGTGGTAGGTCATGGAGCCGAGCGGCACTCCGGCGGCAGCGGCGACGCGCCGGTGCGAGGTGCCGGCGACTCCGCGCTCGGCGATGACGTCGAGGCACGCGTCGATGATGCGCTCCCTCCGGTCGGGGTCGAGTCGTCGCCCGGATGAGAGGGAGCGGTCGGAAGTGCTCACGGTCCGATCGTAGCCCAAGCAAGTGTACGATCGTACACATGCTTTCGAGTTCCCGAGCGCGTGCGGCGCGCGTCGACCGGCGTGCCCGCGCCGCCGTCGCCGCCCTGTTCCTCGCGAACGGGGCGCTGTTCGCGAACCTTCTGCCGCGGTATCCCGAGATCAAAGCGGCCCTCGGCCTGGAGAACGCCGTGTACGGACTCGCCGTCGCGGCGTTCCCGCTCGGCGCGATCGTCGCCGGTCTCGCGGCCGCCGCGCTCATGCGCCGCTTCGGCTCGGCACGGCTCGCAGTGGCCGGCACGGTCCTCACCGCCGTCGGCGTGTTCGTCGCGAGCGTCGCCCCCTCGCTTCTCGTCTTCGCCGCCGCCCTGTTCTGCGCGGGCGCCATGGATTCGATCACCGACGTCGCGCAGAACGCGCACGGACTGCGCGTGCAGCGCCGCTACGGCCGCTCCATCATCAACTCGTTCCACGCCGTGTGGTCGATCGGTGCTGTTCTCGGCGGCTCCATGGCCGCCGGCGCCATCGCTCTCCATGTTCCTCTCGGCGTCCACCTCGGCATCTCCGGACTCCTGTTCTCGGTCGTCTCTCTCGTGGCCCTGCGCTTCTGCCTGCCCGGCCGAGACGTCGACATCACCCCGGATTCCGCCTCAGCAGGTGCCGCCGACGCGGCCGCACCCTCGGCGCGCACCTCTGCCGTCGGCCCCCGCACCGTGTTCATCCTCGTCGCCCTCGTCGTCATCGCGATCGGCGGCACGCTCGTCGAAGACGCCGGCAACTCGTGGGCGACCCTGTACCTCTCCGGGCTCGGCGCCCCGGCGGCGCTCGCCGCAACCGGCTACATCGCGCTCGTTGGCGCGCAGTTCATCGGCCGTCTCGCCGGCGACGGACTCGTCGACCGGTTCGGCCAGCGCGCCGTCGCCCGCACGGGCGGCGTGATCGCGGCGGTCGGCATGGGACTCGCTCTCGCGTTCCCGACCGTCCCCGGCACGATCGCGGGATTCGCCGCCGCCGGCTTCGGCGTGGCCACGCTCGTGCCCGCGGCGATGCACGAAGCCGACGAACTGCCTGGCCTGCGGCACGGCACCGGTCTGACGATCGTCTCCTGGCTCATGCGCCTCGGCTTCCTGCTGTCGCCGCCCTTCGTCGGCCTCATCGCCGACGCGACGAGCCTGCGCGTCGGACTGCTCGTCGTGCCCGTCGCCGGGGTCCTCGTGATCCTGCTCGCGGGCGTTCTGCAGAAGCGATCTGCCAGACTCGAGGCGTGACCGAGACGATCGCCGAACTCGCGGCCGCCGTGCGCGGCATCTGCCCGTCGGGCTCACGCGTGCTGCTCGGAATCGCGGGCGCTCCAGGCGCGGGGAAGACGACGCTCGCCGAGGCGCTCGTCGCCGAGCTCGGTGCGCGAGCCGCGAGCGTGCCGATGGACGGCTTCCACCTCGCCGACGTCTCCCTCGAGCGGTTGGGGCTCCTCGGCCGCAAGGGGGCGCCCGAGACGTTCGACGCGCACGGCTACGCGCGGCTGCTGCGCACGCTGCGCGAACGGCCCGCGCACACGGTGTTCGCTCCCGGCTTCGAGCGCGATCTCGAGCAGCCGCTCGCCGCGGCGATCGGCGTCGACCCGGACGTCGAGGTCATCATCACCGAGGGAAACTATCTGCTCCTCGACGCGTGGGCGGAGGCGCGCGCCGAGCTCGACGCCGTGTGGTTCGTGCAGCAGGATGCCGCCGTGCGACGCTCCCGGCTCATCGCGCGGCACGAGCAGTTCGGCAAATCGCCCGCTGCGGCGCGAGCCTGGGTCGAGGCCGTGGACGAGCCGAACGCTCGACTCGTCGAGGCAACGGCAACGCGTGCCGATCGCGTGATCCGACTCGACGACGAGCGGCCCGGGTAGCTGAGGGCTTTCGCTACCATCCAGGGCCTGCAGACCGTCGTCACTCCCGCCCTTCTCGCGGTCTTCGCCGGGAGCGCGCTCGCGGTGCTCGCCTTCGTGCCGTTCGTGGCCCTCAGCTACCGCCGCCGCGGCGGGATGAGCTTGGGTCGCAGCCTGCTCTGGTTCGCGGCTCTCGTGTACGCGATGGCGCTGTGGACGTACACGCTCGTGCCGTTCCCTCAGAGCCGCGACGTGCAGTGCGCGCCCACGCAGCTCGTCCCCCTCCAGTTCGTGGCCGACGTGCTGCGCGAAGGGGTGTCCTCGCTCGGCGCGATCATCCACAACGCGGCGCTGCTGCAGGTCGCGTTCAACGTGCTGCTGTTCCTGCCCCTCGGCTGGTTCGCGCGCTGGCTGGCAGGGCGCGGACTCGTCGTCGCGACACTGTGCGGGTTCGCGGTCTCGCTCGCGATCGAGCTCACGCAGGTCACGGGGCTGTGGGGTCTCTACTCGTGCGCGTGGCGCATCTTCGACGTCGACGATCTTCTCGCCAACACGGCCGGCGCGTTCCTCGGCTCTCTGCTCGGGATGCTGCTCTGGCGCCGCCGCCGCGATCGCGTCGATGCCGCCGAGCCGCGCCCCATCACGGTCACGCGCCGCTTCCTCGGCATCCTGTGCGATCTCGCCATCATGTGGCTCTCGGTGTTCGCGGTGGGCGCCGCACGCGTCGTCATCGCTCTCGTCGACGGTCGCCCTCAGCTCGCCCTGCCCGACAGCGTCTTCTCGGCGATCGCCTTCGCGATCCCGTTCATCGCGCAACTCGTCGTCGTGCTCGCGAGCGGCGCGACGATCGGCGAGCACATCGTGCTGCTGAGCGCTCAGACCGGGCGCGTGCCCGCCCCGCTGGTGCGACTGCTCCGCTTCGGGCTCGGGATCGGCGGCTACATGCTCCTGAGCACGTTCGAGTTCCCGTTCAGCGGCCTGCTGCTCGCCGCTCTTGTCGTCACCACGATCGTCATGGTGTTCACGACGAAGAACCACCGCGGCTTCGCGGCGGCGGCATCCGACCTGTCGATCATCGATGCGCGGCGGGCGCCGACGAGCGAAGAACGGCGCCGCGCCGGCTGAAGGGGGTGGGCCGGGCGCGACGCCGTCGAAGAGGCGATCAGGCTGCGCCGACGTGCGACCAGATGTCGTCGCCTCGCAGCGACGCGTCGGCGCCGCCGTCGATGTAGATCGTCTGACCCGTCACGTGCGTGTTCTCTTCACTCGTGAGCCACGCGAGCAGACGGGCGATGACGATCGACTCCGAGTGGCCGTTGAGCGGCATGGGAACGTTCGCGTCGACCATCGCCCGGCCCTCGGGCGTCGCGAGGAGCTCCCGCGTCATGGGACTGAGCACGGTGCCGGGTGCGACCGCGTTGAGCGGGATGCCGGCGCCCGCCCAGTCGGCGGTGATGGCCTCGCGGCGCACCCAGCGGGAGAGCGCGCGCTTGCTCGACGGATAGTTGAGGTACCCGGTCTGCGGCCCCGCGTCGGCGAGAGCCTGCCCGATCTGCAGCGCACGTTTCTCGTCGCCGGCGAGTGCAGCCTCGACGAGCTCTGCCGAGTTCGGCTGCAGCGACGCCATGGAGCTCACGACGGCGGCGCGCGGCGACGGCGACGCGGCGAGCGTGGGGCGAAGCCCGTCGAGCAGGGCGACGACGCCGAAATAGTTGACGGCGACGGTGAGCGGCTTCGGAGCCGAGATGCCGGCCGCCGCGATGACGGCGTCGATGCGGCCGTCGGCGAGTTCGATCACCTGCGCGACGGCGCTTTCGCGGCCGTCGGGCGTGGACAGGTCGGCCATGACATCGGCGTCGCGAAGGTCAACGCCGATGACGCGGAAGCCGCGATCGCGCAGCAGATCGGCCGTTGCCGCTCCGATGCCCGATGCCGAGCCGGTGACCACAAAGGTGCGTGTCATTGTTTTCTTCTCTCTCCTGAAGGGGGTTTGGTGCCGTCAGCTCTCGCGAGCGGCATCCGGGTGGGCGTTCGAACGCCGTGCATAGGCGCTGCTCGAGGCGTCGAACTTCGACAGGAGCCGCGCGAACTCGTTCCGGTCGGCGGCGGACCAGCCGACGAGCAGGGCCTCGATGAGCGTGTCGCCGGCGCGCGTGAGCGATCGGGCGACGTCCGCTCCACGATCCGTGAGGTGAACGAGGCTTGCTCGCGCATCGTCCGGGTCGGTGCGGCGCTCGACGAACGCGGCGCTCTCCAAGCGCGCGATGATCTTCGACATGTTCGACGCGCCCGTGACGAGCGCGTGCGCGAGGGCGGAGGGGCGCTGCGGACCGCCGCGCGCGATGAGGGTTATCGTCACGATCGACGGAGTATCGAGTTCGACTCCGGAGCTGCGGGCGACGGCCGCGATGAAGTCCGACGTGGTCCACGTGCCGATCACGTGCGTCAGCGACGCGACGATGTCGGACCGGTACTGCAAGCCGTCCGCCTCCGTCATCGGCCACCTCCAAATACTGTCGTGAAGACAGTATATCTCGGTGTCGGAGCTTCCGCGTCCACCTCGCAGCGGGTCTCCGCGGTCAGGAGTAGCCCAGGCCTTACGCCATGGCGTAGCCGGCGTCTTCGACCGCTGCCCGCACGGCCGCGGTCTCAAGCGGCTCGTCGCTCACGATCGTCACTGTCGAGGTCTCGCCCGGCGCGAGCTCCACGCTGACTCCCGTGACGCCGCCGAGCGCGGACAGCTCCTCGGTCACGGCCTTCTCGCAGTGACCGCACGTCATGCCCGCGACGCCGATCGTCGTCGTCACCGCCCCGACCGAGACCTCCGGCGATGCGGAGCCGTGCCCGCACATGCACGCGCCTCCGCCGCAGCATCCGCCGCCGGCGTTCTTGTCCGTCAGTCCGAGGTCGATGAAACTCATGGTGCTCCTTCTGGGTGTGGTCAGCGGACGAGGCGGGCGATCGCGGCGGAGGCTTCCTTGAGCTTCTCGTCCGCGACGGGGCCGCCCTCGCGGGTCGCCTGCGCGACGCAGTGGTTCAAGTGGTCGTCGAGAAGCTGCAGGGCGACAGTCTCGAGCGCCTTTGTCGCCGCCGACACCTGGGTGAGAATATCGATGCAGTACGTGTCGTTCTCGACCATCTTCTGGATGCCGCGAACCTGGCCCTCTGCGCGACGCAGTCGCTTGAGCAGGGCGTCCTTGTCATCGACGTAGCCGTGTTGCATATCTGCCTCCCGATCGAGGCAAGTATACCCCCTCCCCGTATCGCGTTCAGTGGTGCGGTCGCTCCGAGGAGTTCGCGCCAGGGTCGCCTCCTCCCGCCGGATCGTCGTCGACCGCGTGCCGGTCGGGGCGCCGCCACGACTCGGCGCCGGGGTCGCCGCCCGGGATCGGGTCCTCGCGCCGATCGTGCTCGTCCGGCCGCGTCGAGGAGCCGGCGCCCGGGTCGCCTCCTCCCGCGGGATCGTCGTCGATGGCGTGCGGGTCGGGCCGCGTCCACGAGGCGGCGCCGGGATCTCCGTGGTGAACGGGGGATTCGCGGGGCTCCTCGGGAGCAACGTCTTTGTCGTCCATGGTGTCCTCCTGGCTCTTGTCTACGCGGGTTCACGAGCGGAAGCAAGGCCTTGGGGAATGGTTCACCGCGCCTTGCGCTTATACCCTCCGGGGGTATGGTGGAGATGACAGCGAGAGGAGAGGCGCATGGCGAACACGGCATCCCGCACACACGAGGAGCACGAGCAGAGCGGCAAGCACGCGGCCGGCCACGCCCAGCACGGCGGTGAACACGGCGGGCACGATCACTCCGCGCACGTCGCGCGGTTCCGTCGGCTGTTCTGGATCATGCTCGTGCTGGCGCTGCCTACGGCCTTCTTCAGCGGCATGTTCGCCGACATCATCGGCTACACGCGGCCCGACTTTCCCGGTGTCGACTGGATCTCTCCCGTTCTCGGCACCGTCATCTTCGCGTGGGGCGGTGCCCCGTTCCTGAGCGGCGCCGTGTCAGAGCTGCGCTCGAAGCAGCCCGGCATGATGCTGCTCATCGGCATGGCGATCGCCGTCGGCTTCGCAGCCTCCCTCGGATCGAGCCTCGGCGTCTTCGATCACGAACTCGACTTCTGGTGGGAGCTCGCGCTCCTCATCGTCATCATGCTGCTCGGGCACTGGATCGAGATGCGCTCTCTGGCGCAGACGTCCTCGGCGCTCGACTCCCTTGCCGCGCTGCTTCCCGACACGGCCGAGCGCCTCGTCGACGGTGACGTCGAGCAGGTCACCCCCGAGGACCTCCGTCTGGGCGACATCGTCATCGTCCGCCCCGGCGGACGCGTGCCCGCCGACGGCGAGATCAGCGACGGCACGGCCGCCGTCGACGAGTCGATGATCACGGGCGAGTCCACGCCTGTGACGCGCGAGATCGGCGACCGCGTGGTCGCGGGAACGATCGCGACCGACAGCGCGCTTCGCGTGCGCGTCACGGCGATCGGCGAGGACACGGCGCTCGCCGGCATCCGCTCTCTCGTCAGCGACGCGCAGAGCTCGAGCTCCCGTGCTCAGCGGCTCGCCGACAAGGCCGCGGCGCTGCTGTTCTGGTTCGCTCTCGGCGCCGCCGTGATCACGGCGATCGTGTGGGTGCTCGTCGGCCGGCCCGACGACGCGGTGATCCGCACCGTGACGGTGCTCGTCATCGCCTGCCCGCACGCCCTCGGCCTCGCGATTCCCCTCGTCGTCTCGATCGCGACCGAGCGGGCCGCGCGCGGCGGGGTTCTCGTCCGCGACCGGCTCGCGCTCGAGTCGATGCGACGCGTCGACACTGTCGTCTTCGACAAGACGGGAACCCTCACGCGCGGAGAGCCGGCCGTGCAGGACGTCATCGCGGCGGACGCTGGGATCGACGCCGATGAAGTGCTCGCGCTCGCCGCGGCGGCCGAGCGCGACAGCGAACACCCGCTCGCGCGGGCGATCGTCCGCGCGGCGGTCGAGCGCGAGGTCCGCGTCCCCGAGGCGAGCGACTTCCGGTCCGCCCCCGCGCTCGGCGTCACGGCGCGCGTCGACGGCGCCGAGGTGCGGGTCGGCGGGCCGGCGCTTCTCGCCGACGAGAACGGCTCCGCGCTCGAGGCGACGACGGCGTGGGGCGACGAGGGCGCGATCGTGCTGCACGTGCTGCGAGCCGGCCGGGTCATCGGGGCCGTGCGGCTCGCCGACGAAGTTCGCCCCGAATCTCGCGCGGCGATCGACGAACTGCACCGTCGCGGCATCCGCGTCGCCATGATGACGGGCGACGCCCGGCCGGTCGCGGACGCCGTCGCGCGTGAACTCGGGGTCGACGAGGTGTTCGCCGGCGTGAAGCCCGAGGGAAAGTCGGAGCGGGTCGCCGCCCTGCAGAAGCAGGGCCGTCGTGTCGCAATGGTCGGCGACGGCGTCAACGACGCGCCCGCGCTCGCGCACGCCGACGTCGGCATCGCGATCGGCGCGGGAACCGACGTCGCGATCGGCTCCGCCGGCGTCATCCTCGCGAGCGACGACCCGCGATCGGTCGTCTCCGTCATCGAGCTCTCGCGAGCGAGCTACCGGAAGATGCGGCAGAACCTGTGGTGGGCGGCGGGCTACAACCTCGTGTCTGTCCCGCTCGCCGCTGGCGTGCTCGCGCCCGTCGGCTTCGTGCTCCCGGTCGCCGTCGGCGCGCTGCTCATGTCGGCGTCGACCGTCGTCGTCGCTCTCAACGCGCAGCTGCTGCGCCGCATCGAGCTCTCGCCCGAGGCCGCTACTCGGTCGTGAGCACGAGCTTTCCGCGCACGTGACCGGCGGCGAGGCGCTCATACGCCTCGCGCACGCGCTCGAGCGGGTAGCTCTCGGCGACCGGGTACACGACGCGGCCCGCGGCGATGAGCAGCGCGAGCTCGCGCAGGTCATCGGTGTCCGCTTCGACGCGCCCGAAGGTGCTGAAGCCGTGCTCGAGCCCGAACGGCTTGTCGGCGATCGTGTTCACGTGATCGGCGGGGATGCCGAGCTCGATCGCCGCCTCGAGCGTCTCGCGGCCGGCCTGGTCGAACACGATGTCGACGCCTTCGGGGGCCGCCGCGCGGATGCGCTCAACCATCCCCTCGCCGTACCGCACGGGAAGGATGCCGAGATCGCTCAGGAAGCCATGGTTCGCGTCGCTCGCGGTCCCCACCACGACCGCACCGCGCAGCCGGCACAACTGCGCGGTGAGCAGGCCCACACCACCCGACGCCGCACTCACGAGCACCGTGTCGCGCTCCGTCACGCCCAAACGGCGCACCATCGCCGTGGCGGTGCGGCCCGCGATGTCGAGGCACGCCGCCTGCTCGATCGAGAGCCCGTCGGGAATGGGCAGAACCTCGGATGCCGCCGCGACGAGGTAGTCGGCCTGCGCGAACATGCGCTTCCCGCCGAACACGAGGTCGCCAACGGCGAGGTCCGTCACGTCCTCGCCGACCTGGTCGACGCGGCCCGCGAAGTCGTTGCCGTTGCCGGCCGGCAGCTCGCCGAACTGCGCCGTGCGCTCCGGGCTCGCCGCGATCTTGTAGTCGACGGGATTGAGCCCCGCCGCGAGAACGCGCACGCGGATCTGCCCGGCCGCGGCATCCGGAACCTGCTGGTCGACGAGCTCGAACA encodes the following:
- a CDS encoding cupin domain-containing protein, translating into MTRITSQSHHVFRPDELPQKSRGGGARTIPLVTAARGATTYLNGMTIFEPGAQIAHHSHNVAESVMVIAGDAIVDIDGERTRLATFDTTFVPANIPHHFENASDEAEMRIFWTYGSLDSTRTIVGTGESGRIDAESAPGAAAPVRVVSEIATLEARPGHEEKLEQAVREAVPLFQRAHGARTMRLERSEEHPTRYRLVIAWESVEDHTVRFRESEDFRRWRELIGPHIARTPDVEHVRNVLTGF
- a CDS encoding NAD-dependent succinate-semialdehyde dehydrogenase, producing the protein MIVSVNPSTTHTLATFEPDDAAHVDRALEAAVSAQRAWRTRPIGERAELLRRTAAGLRDKCEQYAQLITLEMGKPIVESRAEIEKCAKTLDFYAENATGFLESQPVPSNASESSVVFEPLGLVLAIMPWNYPFWQYFRFAAPALAAGNAPVLKHANNVPQCARAVEEVLREAGAPDGLCPTLLVESDRVSGLITDDRIAAVTLTGSTEVGRIVAGRAGRALKKQVLELGGSDPFIVLADADIDEAARTAVKARFTNGGQSCVNAKRFIVEDAVADRFVDAFVENVSRLRVGDPRDEHTDIGPMARENLRDELHAQVQRTLENGRSVLKAGGAPVDGPGYFYQPTVIDHVEPGDVAFTEETFGPVAAIVRARDPEHAIDLANDTEFGLGAALWTRDLDRARSLASRIEAGAVFINGMVASDPRLPFGGIKASGYGRELGEFGLREFVNVKTVWIGPAA
- a CDS encoding GntR family transcriptional regulator; protein product: MASETSAQLTASGSDTALADQISAEILRWIVDEDLPAGFRLTERAVAERFKVSRSPSRRALQRLQRDGHIDRTDTGRYVVSATRPNVVGHSVDEAATDEDLYLRVARERLEGALPERISQSALARRYDLSPSRAGALLQRLSMEGWAAPLPGHGWEFLPVLTSIGSYQASYRFRLIVEPMAVLEPTFELDRVELLKRRDEQQQLVDGDITRVTPSEHFELNAAFHATLARCSRNEFVIESLARVNRLRRLIEYRQALVPERAVIRCREHVAIADLVLAGKLDAASGALRDHISSAAEEKSVDRAR
- a CDS encoding TetR/AcrR family transcriptional regulator; protein product: MSTSDRSLSSGRRLDPDRRERIIDACLDVIAERGVAGTSHRRVAAAAGVPLGSMTYHFTGMSELLREAFSRFAVSVAAQFEARMAAASTPEEAKSAVVAIITDDVFATRRDVVLTQELYTIAARDPSFRTLTDDWMRRSRRALERHFDPETARLLDALIEGLSMHRALDTAPHDRSVAVQAVERITR
- a CDS encoding MFS transporter, which produces MFGVVLCHSVIIQIIVFAIRPVVSYAALDLGVSPGFLGLLAAAYALPALAMAVPAGHAIDRLGERKALIAGAVLVVLAMAAAYAGLGSLWLLVVATVLLGAGQVLTVIGQQAFIGNTSTARGSDAAFGYYGFAAAAGQTIGPLLLALPGGSRTVPPLPLIMLIGFGLACLLLVVSAFVRSNDRAPRTSRVPLLKTVRGVVVLPGLVRALLASSLVLASVDIFVAYAPLIGVDRGVTASAISAMLVARSMASMASRLALGRLTHALGRRRLLVWSITLSAVSLVALSLPLPVPVLIGVAAAYGFVVGICQPVTMSWISVLAPAGTRGLTMSLRLATNRLGQTIIPAGLGTIAAGAGAAGVLGASGAMLVIAAWASAGVIATPSDET
- a CDS encoding amidohydrolase family protein — encoded protein: MTMILPSPLGAPGIIDAHVPLEQVRRDRAERVVLVQSRRGGTEQLRIALAQRGHQTARGIAQLDHVIDEEELTALVASGVRGVRLEAHAGDELAESFPRLASRVRDHNLFIDVDADARTIEQSFEVLADADVPVLLERFAGIRARSNGTVEGLLTALRLLSLGHVWITLSLPCRFGSPRDIATLLPHITSELVEFGGQRLLWGSGAVHAACHGVGPRTRANGTRRRCDAADSRRAIVNWIDDAEAARRVLVDNPERLFGFAPEPLAVPAGTRHREGAHR